The following proteins are co-located in the Microplitis demolitor isolate Queensland-Clemson2020A chromosome 3, iyMicDemo2.1a, whole genome shotgun sequence genome:
- the LOC103572964 gene encoding chromodomain-helicase-DNA-binding protein Mi-2 homolog encodes MASDEEVEDNYAGEEDVDESSTQVTAVNPPPEGSSDAEDAQRPEEDDDYEPEERKKKKGKKRKARGEDKKGKKKKKKKKSDSGDESDFGAEVAGEGAGEDSDYASNRKSRKSSSRKSSGHTSTAPVQQEPATGMPTIDEVCSTFGLTDIQIDYTDADFQNFTTYKLFQQHVRPLLAKENPKVPMSKLMMLVAAKWRDFTELNPHTQPDAEVSTQNADEETRSVRPNRGAPIQEVEEDEDDDEDSDRKKKSRGSRAKKGKKASKVPTLKIKLGKRKRGSSDEEAEGSAAGSDRDSDVEFEQMLADAEEVPSTESNAKGSEDVAAEPPAEPPVRRKAKTKIGNKSKKKKKTKTTSKFPDGETDHQDYCEVCQQGGEIILCDTCPRAYHLVCLEPELEETPEGKWSCPHCEGEGITGAADDDDEHMEFCRVCKDGGELLCCDSCTSAYHTHCLNPPLSEIPDGDWKCPRCSCPPIMGKVSKILTWRWKECPESPSEEPSTSKAAPKQRRMREFFVKWAEMSYWHCDWISELQLDVFHPLMFRNYSRKYDMDEPPKLEEPLDESDSRSKRNKRDCAENKDSYNLEDRFFKYGIRPEWLIIHRVINHRLQRDGRATYLVKWRDLGYDQATWEDENADIPGFKQAIDYYLDLRAANCADGHTSRKGKKGKGKKSKTRELIDDEERQPKRYTPPPDKPTTDLKKKFERQPDYLDVTGMQLHPYQLEGLNWLRYSWGQGIDTILADEMGLGKTIQTIVFLYSLYKEGHCKGPFLVSVPLSTIINWEREFETWAPDFYCVTYVGDKDSRIVIRENELSFEEGAVRGGRASKIRSSSIKFNVLLTSYELISIDSACLGSIDWAVLVVDEAHRLKSNQSKFFRLLASYNIAYKLLLTGTPLQNNLEELFHLLNFLCRDKFNDLSAFQNEFADISKEEQVKKLHEMLGPHMLRRLKADVLKNMPSKSEFIVRVELSPMQKKYYKYILTRNFEALNPKGGGQQVSLLNIMMDLKKCCNHPYLFPAASQEAPTGPNGNYEGTALIKAAGKLVLLSRMLKKLRDDGHRVLIFSQMTKMLDILEDYLEGEGYKYERIDGNITGTQRQEAIDRFNAPGAQQFVFLLSTRAGGLGINLATADTVIIYDSDWNPHNDIQAFSRAHRIGQANKVMIYRFVTRNSVEERVTQVAKRKMMLTHLVVRPGMGGKGANFSKQELDDILRFGTEELFKEEEGKEDEAIHYDDKAVTELLDRSKEGIEQKENWANEYLSSFKVASYVTKEGETEEEADTEIIKQEAENTDPAYWIKLLRHHYEQQQEDMARTLGKGKRVRKQVNYNDGGVTGDQGARDDQPWQENLSDYNSDFSAPSDDDKEDDDFDEKGDGDLLSRRSRRRLERRDEKDRPLPPLLARVNGNIEVLGFNARQRKAFLNAIMRYGMPPQDAFNSQCRLVRDLRGKSEKNFKAYVSLFMRHLCEPGADNAETFADGVPREGLSRQHVLTRIGVMSLIRKKVQEFEHINGYYSMPEMIRKPVEPVKTDANAAAAVAAATTAAATVASVTAAATTTAATPEASSTTATSSGNATPATSTAPSPTSTATSTSASTTPAPTPIASSATAADAKAADAADGKDGKDETKDKDPKENKDETKDPKETTEVMDDKENKDKEDEAKKDKENEESVDKDKDKSDGKNDKDAAKPEEKTSSEQKASVDADEDVVIVKDDDEEEKKDDKSSNKEKDTKESEPEVKPKRKFMFNIADGGFTELHTLWLNEEKAAVPGREYEIWHRRHDYWLLAGIVTHGYGRWQDIQNDIRFAIINEPFKMDVGKGNFLEIKNKFLARRFKLLEQALVIEEQLRRAAYLNLTQDPNHPAMSLNARFAEVECLAESHQHLSKESLAGNKPANAVLHKVLNQLEELLSDMKSDVSRLPATLARIPPVAQRLQMSERSILSRLAATAPGAANNQTGQAALLAQQFPAGFSGGQLQATFAGAANFGNFRPQYSVPGQPPQGFTA; translated from the exons ATGGCTTCTGACGAGGAAGTTGAAGATAATTACGCGG gGGAAGAAGACGTTGATGAGAGCAGTACTCAGGTAACGGCTGTTAACCCACCGCCTGAAGGTTCTTCTGATGCTGAGGATGCTCAAAGACCT gAGGAAGATGATGATTATGAGCCAGAGGAACGTAAGAAAAAGAAAGGAAAAAAGAGGAAAGCTAGAGGTGAAGATAAAAaaggaaagaaaaagaagaaaaagaaaaaatcagacTCAGGAGAT GAGAGCGATTTTGGAGCAGAAGTTGCTGGCGAAGGAGCTGGTGAAGATAGTGATTATGCGAGTAATCGCAAAAGCAGAAAATCATCATCAAGAAAATCATCTGGCCATACATCAACTGCACCTGTACAGCAGGAACCAGCTACTGGAATGCCAACGATAGACGAAGTTTGCAGTACATTCGGCTTAACTGATATACAGATTGACTACACTGACGCCGATTTCCAGAATTTTACGACTTACAAATTGTTTCAACAACACGTACGACCTCTCTTGGCAAAGGAGAATCCAAAG gtgCCAATGTCCAAGTTGATGATGTTGGTAGCTGCTAAATGGCGTGATTTCACAGAATTAAATCCTCATACACAACCAGATGCTGAAGTGTCAACGCAAAACGCAGATGAAGAAACCAGAAGTGTTAGACCAAATCGCGGTGCGCCAATTCAAGAAGTGGAAGAAGATGAGGACGATGATGAGGACAGTGATCGTAAGAAAAAATCACGTGGTTCCCGTGCTAAGAAAGGCAAGAAAGCGTCCAAAGTACCCacacttaaaataaaactggGGAAACGTAAACGTGGAAGCTCT gATGAAGAAGCAGAAGGCAGTGCTGCAGGTTCTGACCGAGATTCTGACGTAGAGTTTGAGCAAATGTTAGCAGACGCTGAAGAAGTACCCAGCACAGAAAGTAATGCCAAGGGTAGCGAAGATGTGGCCGCAGAACCACCAGCTGAGCCTCCAGTTCGCAGGAAGGCCAAGACAAAGATTGGAAATAAgtcgaagaagaagaagaaaacgAAGACGACGTCTAAATTCCCAGATGGAGAG actgATCACCAGGATTACTGTGAAGTATGTCAACAAGGTGGTGAAATAATTCTCTGCGACACTTGTCCGCGTGCTTACCACTTGGTATGTTTGGAGCCTGAGCTGGAAGAGACTCCAGAGGGAAAATGGAGCTGTCCGCACTGCGAAGGCGAAGGTATTACAG GTGCCgctgatgatgacgatgaacACATGGAGTTCTGTCGTGTATGTAAAGACGGCGGGGAATTATTGTGTTGCGACAGCTGTACAAGTGCTTATCACACCCACTGTTTGAATCCACCGTTGTCAGAAATTCCTGATGGTGATTGGAAATGTCCACGATGCTCTTGTCCACCGATAATGGGTAAAGTATCCAAAATATTGACATGGCGATGGAAAGAGTGTCCAGAAAGTCCATCAGAAGAGCCATCAACGAGTAAAGCTGCTCCAAAACAACGAAGAATGCGTGAATTCTTTGTAAAATGGGCTGAAATGTCTTACTGGCACTGTGACTGGATAAGTGAATTACAACTTGATGTATTTCATCCTCTCATGTTTCGTAATTACTCACGTAAGTATGATATGGATGAACCGCCAAAACTAGAAGAGCCACTCGACGAAAGTGATTCACGTTCAAAACGTAACAAGCGCGATTGTGCTGAAAATAAAGACAGTTATAATTTAGAAGATCGTTTCTTCAAGTACGGTATCAGACCCGAGTGGCTGATAATACATCGCGTTATCAATCATCGTCTACAGAGAGACGGACGCGCAACATATTTAGTTAAATGGCGTGATCTTGGATACGATCAAGCAACTTGGGAAGATGAGAATGCCGATATCCCGGGATTTAAACAAGCTATAGATTACTATTTAGATTTACGTGCGGCAAATTGTGCTGACGGACATACCTCGAGAAAGGGTAAAAAAGGTAAAggtaaaaaatctaaaacacGCGAATTAATTGATGACGAAGAACGACAGCCAAAACGATACACTCCTCCGCCAGACAAACCTACAACtgatttgaagaaaaaattcgaACGTCAACCCGATTACTTGGACGTCACTGGTATGCAGCTCCATCCCTATCAATTAGAAGGTCTCAATTGGTTGCGTTACTCATGGGGTCAAGGTATTGATACTATTCTTGCCGACGAGATGGGTCTTGGTAAAACTATACAGACAATTGTATTCTTATATTCGCTGTACAAAGAAGGTCATTGTAAAGGGCCGTTCCTAGTTTCCGTTCCACTTTCAACTATTATAAATTGGGAGCGTGAGTTTGAAACATGGGCACCTGATTTTTACTGCGTTACATATGTCGGTGACAAAGACAGTCGTATTGTTATTCGTGAAAACGAATTGTCATTTGAAGAAGGCGCTGTACGAGGTGGTCGCGCATCTAAAATACGTtcatcatcaattaaatttaatgtactGCTCACGAGTTACGAACTTATTTCTATTGATTCAGCGTGTTTGGGATCTATCGACTGGGCCGTGTTAGTTGTTGACGAAGCTCATCGTCTTAAATCCAATCAATCGAAATTCTTCAGATTACTAGCATCTTACAATATTGCTTACAAATTATTGCTAACTGGTACACCCTTGCAAAATAATCTTGAAGAATTATTCCACTTGTTGAATTTCCTCTGTCGTGATAAGTTCAATGATTTGTCGGCATTCCAGAATGAATTCGCTGATATTTCAAAAGAAGAGCaggttaaaaaattacacgaaATGCTTGGGCCCCACATGTTGCGTAGGTTGAAAGCTgatgtactaaaaaatatgccAAGTAAATCAGAATTTATTGTACGTGTTGAATTGTCACCAATGCAGAAGAAATATTACAAGTATATATTGACGAGAAACTTCGAAGCATTGAATCCAAAAGGTGGTGGTCAACAAGTATCACTCCTAAATATTATGATGGATTTAAAGAAATGCTGTAATCATCCGTACTTATTCCCCGCGGCATCACAAGAAGCACCAACTGGTCCAAATGGTAACTACGAAGGAACGGCATTGATCAAAGCAGCTGGTAAATTAGTTCTTTTAAGtagaatgttaaaaaaattacgggATGATGGACACCGTGTTCTTATATTCTCACAAATGACTAAAATGTTGGATATATTGGAGGATTACTTGGAAGGCGAAGGTTATAAATACGAAAGAATAGATGGTAATATAACGGGTACCCAGCGACAAGAGGCTATTGATAGATTTAATGCTCCAGGTGCTCaacaatttgtatttttactgTCAACACGTGCTGGTGGTCTTGGTATCAATTTAGCAACAGCTGACACTGTGATAATATACGATTCTGATTGGAATCCGCACAATGATATCCAAGCATTCAGTAGAGCACACAGAATCGGTCAAGCCAATAAAGTTATGATTTATCGATTCGTAACTCGTAATTCTGTTGAGGAACGTGTTACCCAAGTTGCCAAACGTAAGATGATGCTTACACATTTAGTTGTAAGACCTGGTATGGGTGGTAAAGGTGCTAATTTCAGTAAACAAGAGTTAGATGATATATTACGTTTTGGTACTGAAGAATTGTTCAAAGAAGAAGAAGGTAAAGAAGACGAAGCTATTCATTATGACGACAAAGCTGTTACTGAATTGCTCGATCGTAGTAAAGAGGGTATCGAGCAAAAAGAAAATTGGGCAAATGAGTACTTAAGTTCATTTAAAGTTGCCTCTTATGTTACTAAGGAAGGTGAAACTGAGGAAGAAGctgatactgaaattataaaacaggAAGCTGAGAATACAGATCCAGCTTACTGGATTAAATTGCTCAGGCATCATTATGAACAGCAGCAAGAGGACATGGCGAGAACACTCGGCAAAGGTAAACGTGTTAGGAAACAAGTCAATTATAATGACGGCGGTGTGACAGGCGACCAGGGTGCCCGCGATGATCAACCTTGGCAAGAGAATTTGTCGGATTACAATAGCGATTTCAGCGCACCCAGTGATGATGATAAGGAGGATGATGACTTTGATGAGAAAGGTGACGGTGACTTGTTGTCGCGTCGTAGTCGACGTCGTTTGGAACGACGTGATGAGAAAGACAGGCCGTTGCCACCTTTGCTTGCGCGTGTTAATGGAAATATTGAG gtACTTGGCTTTAATGCCAGACAACGAAAGGCATTCTTAAATGCAATAATGCGTTACGGTATGCCACCTCAAGATGCCTTCAATTCGCAATG TAGGTTGGTGCGAGACCTACGGGGGAAATCGGAAAAGAACTTCAAGGCCTACGTGTCACTCTTCATGCGTCATCTGTGTGAACCTGGTGCAGACAACGCTGAAACATTTGCCGACGGTGTACCACGTGAGGGCTTAAGTCGTCAACATGTACTCACACGAATTGGTGTCATGTCATTGATTCGTAAAAAAGTACAAGAATTTGAACACATAAATGGTTATTACTCGATGCCAGAGATGATTCGTAAGCCAGTTGAGCCAGTTAAAACTGATGCCaatgctgctgctgctgttgcggCAGCTACAACGGCTGCAGCTACTGTAGCCTCAGTGACTGCAGCTGCCACTACAACAGCTGCTACTCCAGAAGCTTCAAGCACAACTGCAACAAGCAGCGGTAATGCAACTCCCGCTACTTCAACCGCACCCAGTCCCACTTCTACGGCAACATCAACGTCTGCGTCGACAACTCCAGCGCCAACGCCTATCGCGAGTTCAGCAACGGCAGCCGATGCTAAAGCAGCTGACGCTGCTGACGGTAAAGACGGTAAGGATGAGACGAAAGATAAAGATCCGAAGGAGAATAAGGATGAAACGAAAGATCCTAAAGAGACGACAGAAGTTATGGATGATAAGGAAAATAAAGATAAGGAGGATGAGGCCAAAAAGGATAAAGAAAATGAGGAATCAgtagataaagataaagataaaagtGACGGTAAGAATGACAAAGATGCTGCTAAGCCAGAAGAAAAGACCTCGAGTGAACAGAAAGCTAGTGTTGATGCTGATGAAGATGTTGTGATTGTCAAAGACGACGATGAGGAGGAAAAGAAAGATGATAAAAGTagcaataaagaaaaagacaCTAAAGAGAGTGAGCCGGAGGTTAAACCTAAGCGTAAATTTATGTTCAATATTGCTGATGGTGGTTTCACTGAATTACACACACTCTGGTTGAATGAGGAAAAAGCCGCGGTACCTGGTCGTGAATATGAAATCTGGCACCGAAGACACGACTACTGGCTTCTGGCTGGTATTGTCACACACGGATACGGCCGCTGGCAAGACATTCAGAACGACATTAGATTTGCTATCATCAACGAACCCTTTAAAATGGACGTTGGTAAAGGCAACtttttggaaattaaaaataaattcctagCACGGCGtttcaagctccttgagcaAGCCCTGGTTATTGAAGAGCAACTAAGGAGAGCTGCGTACCTCAATCTAACTCAAGATCCAAACCATCCGGCGATGAGTTTGAACGCTAGATTTGCGGAAGTTGAGTGTCTTGCAGAGTCACATCAACATCTCAGCAAAGAAAGTTTGGCTGGAAATAAACCAGCTAATGCAGTACTGCACAAAGTTCTTAATCAGTTGGAAGAATTGTTGTCGGACATGAAATCAGACGTCAGTCGTTTACCTGCAACACTTGCACGTATACCACCAGTTGCACAACGGCTTCAAATGTCTGAACGGTCAATCCTCAGTCGATTGGCTGCTACAGCACCTGGTGCTGCCAATAATCAGACTGGACAAGCTGCACTACTGGCTCAAC
- the LOC103572963 gene encoding uncharacterized protein LOC103572963 → MATDVEESDTEDHERPAPPKRQCINFLNKNDDGQSIHQLVQDSSSAEPDNELLNREKFQRYHQYQIDKHCYMGSVDNTINRVMETYILTPPTERLQLRLSTGESEMEDHAVMMAIRNHGLVHSSFNTNFSSHSTTNDNYWFSDDDYNISSPINCSNNITPAVELSSESNDSNSASATSSTKIIQPRTFQSFDDKIIKHNNISSSNNSNWSVDKNDDGDQQQDILERAVSEAIKIKGLSVLGVDYV, encoded by the exons aTGGCCACTGACGTCGAAGAATCTGACACTGAAGATCATGAGCGTCCTGCACCTCCTAAAAGAcagtgtattaattttttaaataaaaacgacGATGGACAatcg ATTCATCAGTTAGTTCAGGATTCAAGTTCAGCGGAACCTGACAACGAACTACTGAACCGTGAAAAGTTTCAACGTTATCATCAGTATCAAATAGACAAGCATTGCTATATGGGATCTGTTGACAATACAATAAATCGTGTTATggaaacatatatattaacacCACCAACAGAACGTTTACAGTTGAGATTATCAACAGGTGAATCTGAGATGGAAGATCATGCCGTCATGATGGCAATACGTAATCATGGACTTGTACATTCCTCatttaatactaatttttcttcaCATTCTACtactaatgataattattggtTCAGTGATGATGATTATAATATATCAAGCCCTATTAATTGTTCTAATAATATAACACCTGCTGTTGAATTGTCATCAGAATCAAATGATTCAAATTCAGCATCAGCAACATCATCcactaaaataattcaacCGCGAACATTCCAATcatttgatgataaaataattaaacataataatattagtagtagtaataatagtaattggAGTGTAGATAAAAATGACGATGGTGATCAACAGCAAGATATTTTAGAGCGAGCTGTGTCTGAAGCCATCAAAATTAAAGGACTGAGTGTACTCGGTGTCGATTATGTCTga
- the LOC103572961 gene encoding ATP-binding cassette sub-family F member 3 → MSMAECGDYIRSKFPTIDDELYHYVESILDSSKDDFEDGDEVYEAIGQVLHEVADKSENEVRQICCKLLEMLKGENLKNGDDNLREKQKNGVNKVLNAPVNLGAMAATLEAQVEQIKSIWVTTRDDTMKVDAKKLEKAEAKLQQKLDKRTGNESTNNAKNNNATPSIELATASQMMSKKDSRMESKGTTNRAQDIRIENFDVAYGDRVLLQGADLTLAYGRRYGFIGRNGLGKTTLLRMISSKQLRIPSHIRVLHVEQEVAGNETSALDSVLECDIERSNLLSREAELQALIEKEGGKNDAIDEELAKVYEAMQHAEVDKAPAKASAILSGLGFTVERQSWPTKSFSGGWRMRLALARALFSRPDLLLLDEPTNMLDIKAIVWLEKYLQSWPTTLLVVSHDRNFLDTVPTDILYLKAQKLEAYRGNYEQFEKTKGERERNLQREYEAQQAKRAHVQEFIDRFRYNANRASSVQSKIKMLEKLPELKAVEKETEVTLRFPEVEPLSSPILQLNEVMFRYESSPPNEYVLSNVNLTASQQSRICIVGENGAGKTTLLKIITGALSPTRGTVHLNRNLKFGYFSQHHVDQLDLGVCPVELLQNHFPGKPIEEYRRMLGSFGVSGDLALQTINSLSGGQKSRVAFALMCAALPNFLVLDEPTNHLDIESIEALGKALNTCQAGVILVSHDERLIRMVCTELWVCEKGTVHCMEGGFDEYRRIVEKELEA, encoded by the exons atgagtatGGCAGAGTGTGGTGACTATATAAGAAGTAAATTTCCAACGATTGATGATGAATTGTATCATTATGTTGAAA gtattCTTGACAGTTCGAAAGATGACTTTGAGGATGGAGATGAAGTTTATGAAGCCATTGGACAGGTTTTGCATGAGGTAGCTGATAAATCTGAAAACGAGGTTAG GCAAATATGTTGCAAACTGTTGGAGATGTTGAAAGgtgaaaatctaaaaaatggTGATGATAATTTGAGagaaaaacagaaaaatgGAGTGAATAAGGTGTTGAATGCCCCAGTTAATTTGGGTGCGATGGCTGCGACTTTAGAAGCACAAGTTGAACAGATTAAAAGTATATGGGTTACAACTAGGGATGATACTatg AAAGTTGATGCTAAAAAGTTGGAGAAAGCTGAAGCAAAGCTACAACAAAAACTAGACAAACGAACGGGTAATGAGTCAACTAATAAtgccaaaaataataacgcaACTCCCTCGATAGAATTGGCTACTGCGAGTCAAATGATGAGCAAAAAAGACAGTCGTATGGAGAGCAAAGGGACGACAAATAGGGCTCAAGATATCAGAATTGAAAACTTTGATGTTGCTTATGGAGATCGAGTTTTACTTCAAGGAGCTGATTTGACGTTAGCTTATGGTAGGCGTTACGGTTTTATTGGACGAAATGGTTTAGGAAAAACTACACTGCTTCGTATGATATCTag TAAACAACTGAGAATACCTTCACATATTCGAGTACTGCATGTAGAACAAGAAGTAGCTGGCAATGAAACGTCAGCACTAGATTCCGTACTTGAGTGTGATATTGAAAGGAGCAATTTGTTGAGCCGCGAGGCTGAGCTTCAAGCACTTATTGAAAAAGAGGGAGGTAAAAATGACGCGATTGATGAAGAATTAGCAAAGGTTTATGAAGCAATGCAGCATGCGGAGGTTGATAAAGCTCCAGCTAAAGCCAGTGCAATATTATCGGGTCTTGGTTTTACTGTCGAGCGACAATCTTGGCCGACAAAATCGTTTTCTGGTGGTTGGAGAATGCGTCTCGCACTTGCAAGAGCACTTTTCTCGAGGCCTGATCTTTTATTACTTGATGAACCCACAAACATGTTGGACATTAAAGCAATTGTTTGGTTGGAGAAATATCTTCAATCGTGGCCTACGACATTGCTTGTTGTTTCTCACGACCGTAACTTCTTAGATACT GTTCCAACGGATATTTTGTACCTGAAAGCACAAAAGCTTGAAGCATACCGAGGTAATTATGAACAGTTTGAAAAGACAAAAGGTGAACGTGAGAGGAATTTGCAACGAGAGTATGAAGCGCAGCAAGCTAAGAGAGCCCATGTACAAGAGTTCATTGATCGGTTTCGTTACAATGCTAATCGAGCTTCTAGTGTacagagtaaaataaaaatgttggaaAAACT CCCAGAGTTGAAGGCTGTTGAGAAAGAGACTGAAGTCACACTTCGTTTCCCAGAGGTAGAGCCACTCAGTTCACCAATACTTCAACTTAATGAAGTCATGTTTCGTTACGAAAGCTCTCCACCTAACGAGTACGTTCTGTCTAATGTCAATCTTACTGCCTCGCAACAGTCGCGCATTTGTATTGTTGGTGAAAATGGAGCTGGTAAAACAacattactaaaaattataaccggAGCTCTCAGTCCAACACGTGGTACCGTACATCTTAATCGTAATCTCAAGTTTGGATACTTCAGTCAGCATCATGTTGATCAATTAGACTTGGGAGTTTGTCCTGTTGAACTTTTGCAAAATCATTTCccag GAAAACCCATTGAAGAATACAGAAGGATGCTTGGAAGTTTTGGTGTCAGTGGTGACTTAGCTTTACAAACAATAAACTCATTGTCTGGTGGTCAGAAATCAAGAGTTGCATTTGCGTTAATGTGCGCAGCATTACCAAACTTCTTAGTACTTGATGAACCGACCAATCATCTTGACATTGAATCAATAGAAGCTCTCGGTAAAGCTCTCAACACATGCCAG gCTGGTGTTATTTTGGTATCTCACGACGAAAGATTAATACGAATGGTATGCACTGAGCTATGGGTATGTGAAAAAGGCACTGTACATTGTATGGAAGGCGGGTTCGACGAGTACCGCAGAATTGTCGAGAAAGAACTTGAAGCatag